The Callospermophilus lateralis isolate mCalLat2 chromosome 3, mCalLat2.hap1, whole genome shotgun sequence genome has a segment encoding these proteins:
- the Sord gene encoding sorbitol dehydrogenase: protein MATAAQPENLSLVVHGPGDIRLENYPIPEPGPNEVLLKMHSVGICGSDVHYWQHGRIGDFIVKKPMVLGHEASGTVVKVGSLVKHLKPGDRVTIEPGAPRENDEFCKIGRYNLSPSIFFCATPPDDGNLCRFYKHNADFCYKLPDNVTFEEGALIEPLSVGIYACQRGGISLGKKVFVCGAGPIGLVTLLVAKAMGAAKVVVTDLSASRLSKAKEVGADFTLQVSKESPQEIASKIENLLGCKPAVTIECTGAESCIQTGIYATRSGGTLVLVGMGSEMTTVPLVHAAVREVDIKGVFRYCNTWPMAISMLESKSVNVKPLVTHRFPLEKAMEAFETSKKGLGIKVMLKCDPNDQNP from the exons AAGTGCTGTTGAAGATGCATTCTGTTGGAATCTGCGGCTCTGATGTCCACTACTGGCAGCATGGTCGAATTGGGGATTTTATTGTGAAAAAGCCAATGGTGCTGGGGCATGAAGCTTCAGGAACAGTCGTAAAAGTGGGATCATTGGTAAAGCACCTAAAACCAG GTGATCGTGTTACTATTGAGCCTGGTGCTCCCCGAGAAAATGATGAGTTCTGcaagattggcagatacaatctgTCACCATCCATCTTCTTCTGTGCCACACCCCCTGATGATGGGAACCTCTGCCGATTCTACAAGCACAATGCTGACTTCTGCTACAA GCTTCCTGACAATGTCACCTTTGAGGAAGGGGCCTTGATTGAGCCACTCTCTGTGGGAATTTATGCCTGCCAGCGAGGTGGAATCTCCCTGGGGAAGAAAGTCTTTGTGTGTGGAGCTG gGCCAATTGGGCTGGTCACTTTGCTCGTGGCCAAGGCAATGGGAGCAGCTAAAGTTGTAGTGACTG ATCTGTCTGCCTCTCGGCTGTCCAAAGCCAAGGAAGTCGGGGCTGATTTCACTCTTCAGGTCTCCAAGGAGAGCCCTCAGGAAATtgccagtaaaatagaaaatctacTGGGGTGCAAGCCAGCTGTCACCATTGAGTGCACAGGGGCAGAGTCCTGCATCCAGACGGGCATCTAT GCCACTCGTTCTGGTGGGACTCTGGTACTTGTGGGAATGGGCTCTGAGATGACCACTGTACCCTTAGTGCATGCAGCCGTCCGAGAGGTGGATATCAAGGGCGTATTTCGATATTGCAACAC GTGGCCAATGGCGATTTCGATGCTTGAGTCCAAGTCTGTGAATGTAAAGCCTTTAGTCACCCATAGGTTTCCTCTGGAGAAAGCCATGGAGGCCTTTGAAACATCCAAAAAGGGATTGGGGATAAAAGTCATGCTCAAGTGTGACCCCAATGACCAGAATCCCTGA